The DNA region GGGATGCGGCAGCGTGTGGCGATAGCGCGGGCGCTTGCAAACGACCCCGACGTTCTTCTGATGGACGAACCGTTCGGGGCGCTGGATGCCCAGACCCGGAACCGGATGCAGGGAGAACTCCTCTCCATCTGGGAGAAGACAAAGAAGACGATCATCTTCATCACCCACAGCGTGGATGAGGCGGTCTACCTCTCCGACCGGATCGTAGTCCTCACACCCCGCCCCGGGTCGATCCAGGAGATAGTCGAGATCCCCTGGCCGCGACCGCGCGACCGCACCAGCAGCGAGTTTGCTGAGGTTCGCCGGAAGGTGCTCCGGATGATCGAGGAGCGAGAAGAGACCCAGTAAGGTTTATAAGAAGATATCTCCATTTTATAGAGCACCCAGAGATCGGCAGGAGTTTTTAGCGATGGTACGAAAACCAGCGAGGATGTATCGGAATCTCGCAAAGAAAGCATATACACGCAGGGAATACATGGGCGGCGTGCCTGGCAGCAAGGTGGTGCAGTTTGATATGGGCAACCTATCCGAGAACTATCCGGTCGAACTCTCCATCATCGTCGACGAGGCCTGTCAGATCCGGCACACGGCGCTCGAAGCCGTCCGTATCAGCATCAACCGGCGGCTGGTCAAGGATGTCGGGAGGGCGAACTTCCGGCTGAAACTGCGGACATACCCCCACCACGTCCTGCGCGAGAACAAGCAGGCAACCGGCGCAGGAGCCGACCGTGTCTCGGAAGGTATGCGCCTCGCCTTCGGCAAACCCGTCGGGACGGCGGCACGGGTGAGGGCAGGCCAGAAGATCTTCTCCGTCTGGACGAGCCCGCAGTTTGCCGAGAAGGCCAAGGCCTCACTCAAGGGCGGAACCTACAAACTCCCGGCCCCTGCAAGAATCATCGAAGAGCGGGTTCAGACGGCATAACCCCCATATCCACCTGTTTCTGAGTTTCTCCCTGCAGGGAGGAGATCCTTGCCTGCGGGGAATATAGGTTTTTATAGTCTCTTCCCACC from Methanoculleus receptaculi includes:
- a CDS encoding 50S ribosomal protein L16 is translated as MVRKPARMYRNLAKKAYTRREYMGGVPGSKVVQFDMGNLSENYPVELSIIVDEACQIRHTALEAVRISINRRLVKDVGRANFRLKLRTYPHHVLRENKQATGAGADRVSEGMRLAFGKPVGTAARVRAGQKIFSVWTSPQFAEKAKASLKGGTYKLPAPARIIEERVQTA